From Streptomyces sp. NBC_01460, a single genomic window includes:
- a CDS encoding ABC transporter ATP-binding protein, with the protein MNPSVNPPMESPVDENRVIAAVTALTVEVDGRALVDRVSLRIRPGTVTALVGASGSGKTTTGLALLGAFPAGARVTGDVTVHGTRIGYVPQHPAAVLNPARRTGALLHDMARQQVRDLPRSRRRAAARQRVMEALADAQLSRTDEVLRRYPHQLSGGQQQRVVLAQALLLGARVIVADEPTTGQDALTRRRVVDQLAAVVRRGIAVLLLSHDLDVVRELADEVLVMRGGRVVEQGPAHRILDAPTHPWTREFLVAPRTLPYADPERTGAEVLTVSGLTARHRTGGARVPVLSVDRLTLRGGECLAVVGRSGSGKTTLARCLAGLHRDHGGQVLLDGTALPRSLRDRSRGQLAAVQYVFQDARAAFDEHRPVLDQVARTAVRLHGAGRPEAAAEARRVLTHLGLDERLVRGLPGRLSGGELQRAALARALLARPRVLICDEITSGLDPVTRRSLLDLLAGLIRGGDGMGVVLITHDLDTAAPATRVAVLDGGEVVEEGPREQILTAPRHPFTVSLLDASQRGRTTARP; encoded by the coding sequence ATGAATCCGTCCGTGAACCCTCCCATGGAGTCGCCCGTGGACGAGAACCGCGTGATCGCCGCCGTCACCGCGCTGACCGTCGAGGTCGACGGGCGGGCGCTCGTCGACCGGGTCTCCCTCCGGATCCGGCCCGGCACCGTCACCGCCCTGGTCGGCGCGTCCGGCAGCGGCAAGACCACCACCGGCCTCGCCCTGCTCGGCGCATTCCCGGCCGGCGCGCGGGTGACGGGCGACGTGACCGTGCACGGCACCCGTATCGGCTACGTCCCCCAGCACCCCGCGGCGGTCCTCAACCCCGCCCGGCGCACCGGAGCCCTCCTGCACGACATGGCACGACAGCAGGTGCGGGACCTGCCCCGGTCGCGGCGCCGTGCCGCAGCACGGCAGCGCGTCATGGAAGCCCTCGCCGACGCCCAGCTCTCCCGTACCGACGAGGTGCTGAGGCGCTACCCGCACCAGCTGTCCGGCGGCCAGCAGCAGCGTGTCGTCCTGGCGCAGGCGCTGCTCCTCGGCGCCCGTGTCATCGTCGCGGACGAGCCCACCACCGGGCAGGACGCCCTGACCAGGCGTCGTGTCGTCGACCAGCTCGCGGCTGTGGTCCGCCGGGGCATCGCCGTCCTGCTGCTCAGCCACGACCTCGACGTCGTACGCGAACTCGCCGACGAGGTGCTGGTGATGCGGGGCGGCCGCGTGGTCGAGCAGGGCCCGGCCCACCGGATCCTGGACGCCCCCACGCACCCGTGGACCAGGGAATTCCTCGTCGCACCGAGGACCCTTCCGTACGCGGACCCCGAGCGCACCGGCGCCGAGGTGCTGACGGTCAGCGGCCTCACGGCCCGCCACCGGACCGGCGGCGCCCGGGTCCCGGTGCTGAGCGTGGACCGGCTCACCCTCCGCGGCGGCGAGTGCCTCGCCGTAGTCGGACGCTCGGGCAGCGGCAAGACCACCCTCGCCCGCTGCCTCGCCGGACTCCACCGCGACCACGGCGGACAGGTCCTGCTCGACGGCACGGCGCTGCCGCGCAGCCTGCGGGACCGCAGCCGTGGGCAGCTCGCCGCCGTGCAGTACGTCTTCCAGGACGCGCGGGCCGCCTTCGACGAGCACCGGCCCGTCCTCGACCAGGTGGCCCGCACAGCGGTACGCCTGCACGGCGCCGGGCGCCCGGAGGCGGCGGCGGAGGCCCGGCGGGTGCTGACGCACCTCGGACTGGACGAGCGCCTCGTCCGGGGGCTGCCCGGCCGGCTGTCCGGCGGCGAACTCCAGCGCGCGGCCCTCGCCAGGGCACTCCTCGCCCGGCCCCGGGTGCTGATCTGCGACGAGATCACCTCGGGACTCGACCCCGTGACCCGGCGCTCCCTGCTGGACCTGCTCGCCGGACTGATCCGCGGCGGGGACGGGATGGGCGTCGTACTGATCACGCACGACCTGGACACCGCGGCTCCGGCGACCCGCGTGGCCGTGCTGGACGGCGGAGAAGTCGTCGAGGAGGGGCCCAGGGAACAGATCCTGACCGCTCCCCGGCACCCGTTCACCGTCTCGCTGCTCGATGCCTCACAGCGGGGGAGGACCACCGCACGTCCCTGA
- a CDS encoding UDP-N-acetylmuramoyl-L-alanyl-D-glutamate--2,6-diaminopimelate ligase → MKLSELLAGQNHHILQGDPERALITAGTAFDVDRVVPGSLFIAVPGHLEGGPGAVAPALARGAAAVVVEAGCVLPAAAGDVCVVQVPDTRSMAAVAASRYYGEPGRRMDMVAITGTNGKTSVSYMVESVLRISEGARAGVIGTAGSRIGDELIPMPRSVLSTPESPDLQYLLGCMRDRGVGTVVLEATSMGLLTHRVDSTFIDVGVFTNLSQDHLDDHGTMDNYRDAKLRLFQGLCGHAVVNADDPVGARIGAMMPGAVTTYALDTEADYRATDLVVDASGTRFTLHHDGRKYPAAIPAPGRFSVSNALATVAACHTLGHDLAGLVAALERMPQIPGRFERVLTAGGTSVIVDYAHSPDSLNKVLGTIRGFARSKVITVFGCGGDRDTTKRAEMGTIAGTHSDLCVLTSDNPRNEDPEAILDQVVPGIEATGTPYERLTDRRSAIEFALSAAGPDDIVLIAGKGSEPYQIVGDALLPFSDVATVRELADVPALRTQSALR, encoded by the coding sequence TTGAAGCTGAGCGAGCTGCTGGCCGGACAGAACCACCACATCCTCCAGGGCGACCCGGAGAGGGCGCTCATCACGGCCGGAACGGCCTTCGACGTGGACCGGGTGGTGCCGGGATCGCTCTTCATCGCGGTGCCCGGGCACCTGGAGGGCGGGCCCGGCGCGGTCGCGCCCGCGCTCGCGCGCGGCGCGGCGGCGGTCGTCGTGGAGGCCGGCTGCGTGCTGCCCGCGGCGGCGGGGGACGTCTGTGTCGTGCAGGTCCCCGACACCCGGAGCATGGCCGCGGTCGCCGCCTCCCGCTACTACGGCGAGCCGGGGCGGCGGATGGACATGGTGGCGATCACCGGCACCAACGGGAAGACCTCCGTCTCGTACATGGTCGAGTCCGTGCTCAGGATCTCCGAGGGGGCGCGGGCCGGGGTCATCGGCACCGCCGGCAGCCGCATCGGCGACGAGCTGATCCCCATGCCCCGGTCGGTGCTGTCCACCCCGGAATCCCCCGACCTGCAGTACCTGCTGGGGTGCATGCGCGACCGCGGGGTGGGCACCGTGGTCCTGGAGGCGACGTCCATGGGGCTGCTCACGCACCGGGTCGACAGCACCTTCATCGACGTGGGGGTCTTCACCAACCTGAGCCAGGACCACCTGGACGACCACGGCACGATGGACAACTACCGGGACGCCAAACTCCGGCTCTTCCAGGGGCTGTGCGGGCACGCCGTGGTCAACGCCGACGATCCGGTGGGCGCCCGTATCGGCGCGATGATGCCCGGCGCGGTGACCACCTACGCCCTCGACACCGAGGCCGACTACCGGGCCACCGACCTGGTCGTGGACGCCTCGGGCACCCGGTTCACCCTGCACCACGACGGCCGCAAGTACCCCGCCGCGATCCCCGCTCCCGGCAGGTTCTCCGTGTCCAACGCCCTGGCCACGGTGGCGGCCTGCCACACCCTTGGGCACGACCTCGCGGGGCTGGTCGCCGCGCTCGAACGGATGCCTCAGATCCCGGGCAGGTTCGAACGCGTCCTGACCGCCGGCGGGACCTCGGTGATCGTGGACTACGCCCACTCACCGGACTCGCTGAACAAGGTGCTCGGCACCATCCGCGGCTTCGCCCGCTCCAAGGTCATCACCGTCTTCGGCTGCGGCGGCGACCGGGACACCACCAAGCGGGCCGAGATGGGGACGATCGCCGGGACCCACTCCGACCTGTGCGTCCTCACCTCGGACAACCCGCGCAACGAGGATCCCGAGGCGATCCTGGACCAGGTCGTCCCGGGCATCGAGGCGACCGGCACCCCGTACGAACGCCTCACCGACCGCCGCAGCGCCATCGAATTCGCCCTGTCGGCAGCCGGGCCGGACGACATCGTCCTGATCGCCGGCAAGGGAAGCGAGCCCTACCAGATCGTCGGTGACGCGCTGCTGCCCTTCAGCGACGTGGCCACCGTGCGGGAACTCGCCGATGTCCCAGCGCTGCGGACTCAGTCCGCCCTGCGGTAG
- a CDS encoding HD domain-containing protein gives MTTGPSQAAGVRVPDTRLAVEAAELVRDTTGELVYHHSHRVYLFGALQGRRRDLSFDPELLYIGALFHDLGLGQRFHASGRRFEVDGADEARRFLQARGVPEDSVRRVWTAIALHTTPGIPAFMEPEVALVTAGVEYDVLGIGYDDVSDADRAAIVALHPRPDFKRRILAAFTEGVRPKPGTTFGNVKADVLQHYVPGFERGDFVRTVLDSPWPE, from the coding sequence ATGACAACCGGCCCCTCCCAGGCAGCCGGCGTGCGGGTGCCGGACACGAGGCTCGCCGTGGAGGCGGCCGAACTCGTCCGCGACACCACCGGCGAACTCGTCTACCACCATTCGCACCGGGTCTATCTCTTCGGTGCCCTTCAGGGCCGCCGGCGTGATCTGTCCTTCGATCCGGAACTGCTGTACATCGGCGCCCTGTTCCACGACCTGGGGCTCGGCCAGCGCTTCCACGCGAGCGGCCGGCGCTTCGAGGTGGACGGCGCCGACGAGGCCCGCCGCTTCCTGCAGGCCCGCGGTGTACCCGAGGACAGCGTGCGGAGGGTATGGACGGCCATCGCCCTGCACACCACGCCGGGCATCCCCGCTTTCATGGAGCCCGAGGTGGCGCTGGTGACCGCGGGGGTGGAGTACGACGTCCTCGGCATCGGCTACGACGACGTCTCCGACGCCGACCGGGCCGCGATCGTCGCACTCCATCCGCGCCCGGACTTCAAGCGGCGGATCCTCGCGGCGTTCACCGAAGGCGTCCGGCCGAAGCCGGGGACGACCTTCGGCAACGTCAAGGCGGACGTACTCCAGCACTACGTGCCCGGCTTCGAACGCGGGGACTTCGTACGCACCGTGCTCGATTCGCCGTGGCCGGAGTGA
- a CDS encoding carboxylesterase/lipase family protein: MGVFTARAGVFTTRAGAVTGRPAPRDPGVTVLRGIPYAAPPFGADRFRSPRPAASWDGVRDCAVFGPVAPQSAELPGSPVWSPGDEDILSLNIWTPGGSGDALPVLVWIHGGAYVFGSSAQPDFDGTVLAGRGLVVVTLNHRLGFEGFGHVPTTGDAEPCPDNRGLLDQIAALRWVRYDIAAFGGDPARVTVAGQSSGATSVACLMAMEEARGLFRRAVLHSAVNACATPESAARTTAEVAAAAGVPATYDGLVSASPKALVDASDQVAEHYRSDPGSGPRHYDPAIYGPVAGVAGLPLDPLTAHAAGTGREVDLMVCHTGEEYWLLDAVGSCAKVTTEEQLAVFASDHRLPRSLLDAYRALMPGACVNERYLAVYGDMLFGEYSSRLAESHARAGGRAYLSRFVRQRGGRGERVRAWHCADIPFAFGTVDDESVHFLLGGPPGAADRDLARRMTQAWADFAATGDPGWPQVASGGAVRIWDTRPEGTRGRWDAFRSPWRAAGLPLLAP; encoded by the coding sequence ATGGGAGTGTTCACGGCGCGGGCCGGAGTGTTCACGACGCGGGCCGGAGCCGTCACGGGGCGGCCGGCCCCGCGCGATCCCGGAGTGACCGTGCTCCGCGGAATCCCCTACGCCGCACCGCCGTTCGGCGCGGACCGGTTCCGGAGCCCCCGCCCCGCCGCGTCCTGGGACGGAGTCCGGGACTGCGCCGTGTTCGGCCCCGTGGCACCGCAGTCGGCCGAGCTGCCCGGATCGCCGGTCTGGTCCCCGGGGGACGAGGACATCCTCAGCCTCAACATCTGGACCCCGGGCGGGAGCGGGGACGCGCTCCCCGTCCTGGTCTGGATCCATGGGGGCGCCTACGTCTTCGGCTCCTCCGCCCAGCCGGACTTCGACGGCACCGTCCTGGCCGGCCGTGGTCTCGTGGTCGTCACGCTCAACCACCGCCTCGGCTTCGAGGGGTTCGGCCATGTCCCGACCACAGGTGACGCGGAGCCCTGTCCGGACAACCGGGGCCTGCTCGACCAGATCGCGGCACTCCGGTGGGTGCGGTACGACATCGCCGCCTTCGGGGGCGACCCCGCCCGGGTCACGGTGGCCGGACAGTCCTCCGGAGCGACCTCCGTCGCCTGCCTGATGGCGATGGAGGAGGCGCGCGGACTGTTCCGCCGTGCCGTCCTGCACAGCGCGGTGAACGCCTGTGCCACCCCGGAGTCAGCGGCCCGCACCACGGCGGAGGTGGCCGCGGCGGCCGGGGTCCCCGCCACGTACGACGGGCTGGTGTCCGCGTCCCCGAAAGCGCTCGTCGACGCCTCCGACCAGGTGGCCGAGCACTACCGGAGCGATCCCGGATCGGGGCCGCGCCACTACGATCCGGCCATCTACGGACCCGTGGCGGGTGTGGCAGGGCTGCCCCTCGACCCTCTCACCGCCCACGCCGCGGGGACCGGCCGCGAGGTGGACCTGATGGTCTGCCACACCGGCGAGGAGTACTGGCTGCTCGACGCCGTGGGCAGCTGCGCGAAGGTCACCACCGAGGAGCAGCTCGCCGTGTTCGCCTCCGACCACCGGCTCCCGCGATCCCTGCTGGACGCCTACCGGGCGCTGATGCCAGGGGCCTGCGTGAACGAGCGCTACCTGGCTGTGTACGGGGACATGCTGTTCGGCGAGTACAGCAGCAGACTGGCGGAGTCCCACGCGCGGGCAGGTGGCAGGGCCTACCTCTCCCGCTTCGTCCGGCAGCGCGGCGGCCGGGGGGAGCGGGTCAGGGCCTGGCACTGCGCGGACATCCCGTTCGCCTTCGGCACCGTGGACGACGAGAGCGTCCACTTCCTGCTGGGAGGGCCGCCGGGCGCCGCGGACCGCGACCTCGCGAGGCGGATGACGCAGGCGTGGGCGGACTTCGCCGCGACCGGTGATCCCGGCTGGCCGCAGGTCGCATCCGGTGGCGCCGTACGGATATGGGACACGCGGCCCGAGGGGACCCGCGGTCGGTGGGACGCCTTCCGGTC